Below is a genomic region from Pyrinomonadaceae bacterium.
AGTACGGCCAGCCGCTTTTCGGAATCAAGCAAGGATAGTCCAAGGTCCCGCGTCCAAAGTCCAACGTCACTTGAGATTTATGACTTTGGACTTTAGACGCTGGGCATTGGACTTTAATTTATGAACAACGGACTACGCCGCTTTCGCAAGATCCTCGTCGCTAATCGCGGCGAGATTGCCTGCCGCATCATCTGGACATGTAAAGAGATGGGCATCGGCACCGTGGCGGTGCACAGTGACGTCGATCGCGATTCGCTGCACGTCCGGTTCGCCGACGAATCTGTCTGCATCGGCCCCGCGCCATCCGCGCAAAGCTACCTGAATATTCCGGCGATTATCAGTGCGGCTGAGCTCTTCAACGTTGACGCAATTCATCCCGGTTACGGATTTCTCGCAGAATCGGCCTACTTTGCCGAAATCTGCGAAGCCTGCAACATCAAATTCATCGGTCCCAAGCCAAACCTCATTCAGTTGATGGGCGAAAAAGTCGAAGCGCGGCGCGCGATGCAAAACGCAGGCGTGCCGATTCTGCCGGGCAGCCCGGATGCGTTGACGTCCGACGAAGATGCGATCAAAGTCGCGCGCGAAATTGGCTATCCGGTGATTGTAAAAGCCTCAGGCGGAGGCGGCGGCCGCGGGATGCGCATCGTCAACTCCGAAGATGAGCTTGGCCACGCCCTCGAGACGGCGTCCAACGAAGCGGCGGCGGCCTTCAAGAATGGCGACGTTTACATTGAGCGCTACGTCCAACGGCCGCGGCACATCGAGATTCAGGTGCTCGCCGACGAACACGGCAATTGTGTTTTCCTCGGCGAACGCGAATGCTCGATTCAGCGCCGTCATCAGAAACTGCTTGAAGAAGCTCCGGCCCCGATGATGACGCCCGAGTTGCGTCAACAGATGGGTGACACAGCCGTAGCGGCGTGTAAAGCAATCGGCTACTCGAGCGCGGGCACTTTCGAGTTTCTGCTCGACGAAGACAATAAGTTTTATTTCATGGAGATGAATACGCGCATCCAGGTTGAGCATCCCGTGACGGAGATGGTGACGCTGACCGACATCGTGCGTAATCAGATTCGTATCGCCGAAGGCGAGCCGCTCGGTTTTACGCAGGACGACGTGATCATGGTGGGACACGCGATCGAATGCCGGATCAACGCCGAGAATCCGGAAACGTTCGTGCCCTCACCTGGAAAGATTACTGCTTTCAATCTGCCCGGCGGGCCGGGCGTGCGCGTTGATACTTACGTCTATCCCGAATACCGCGTGCCGCCGTTTTACGATTCGCTGATTGCCAAGGTGATTGTGCACGCGCGCACCCGCGAGTTGGCGATTGCGCGCATGCGCCGGGCCCTGGAAGCCATGGTGATCGAAGGCATCAAAACGACAATTCCGTTGCATTTGAAGATCATGAATGACCCAAATTTTCAGGCCGGAAACATCTCGACGCGGTTTCTGGACGACTTTCTGAGCACGAATGGAAATCGCAGCGCCCCCACCGCTTCTGCGGCTTTGACTGGCGCTGCGGCGTGACTTTATAATAATCGACTTTTCAGTTGCGTGTTGCGCTGTCTGAGAGGGTGAGGAAGCAATATGTCGTTCGCAATCATTAGAACAGGCGGTAAGCAGTTCACCGTGGAAAAAGGCGCCACCCTGCGGGTGCCGTCAATTGGGTCTGACGTCGGGTCTTCGCTGGATCTTGAGGTTTTGGCCCTCGGCGAAGGCTCCGAAACAAAGGTGGGCTCGACGCTCGGTGAGGGCGCGGTGGTGAAAGCGACCGTCGTTGATCATGGCCGGGCGGCGAAGATCGTAGTCTTTAAGAAAAAGCGGCGTAAGCATTACAAGCGGACGAAGGGTCATCGCCAGGGATATACCACTTTGAAGATTGATTCGATCGGTTAATTAAGAGGTTTTTATGGCTCATAAGAAAGGCGTAGGTTCATCTCGAAACGGGCGCGACTCAAACTCGCAGCGGCTGGGCTTGAAAAAGTTTGGCGGCGAGCGCGTGCTGGGTGGCAACATCCTCGCGCGCCAGCGCGGCACGAAATGGAAGCCGGGTCAGAACGTTGGCCGCGGCAAGGACGACACTTTGTTTGCCATGATTGACGGCTTCGTTAAGTTTGAGGACAAAGGGCGCTCAGGCAAGTTCATCAGCGTGTATCCGGCTCAGGCAACGGCAAGTTAAGAATTGTTAAGACGATTCATTCGAATGCGACGCTCGCCGACCTTCAGGTACGCGGGCTCGCATTTTCTATTTGGCGGAGTTACAGCCGCACTGACAAATGTTTATCGATAGAGCAAAGATTCGGGTGCAGGGTGGCAACGGCGGAAACGGCGTGACGGCTTTTCGTCGCGAGAAGTTCGTGCCACGCGGTGGTCCGTCAGGAGGCGATGGCGGCCGCGGCGGCGACGTCTGGCTGGTCGCTGATGCCTCGCTCAACACCTTGCTGCATTTGCGGTATAACCCGCTGCACGTCGCC
It encodes:
- the accC gene encoding acetyl-CoA carboxylase biotin carboxylase subunit; its protein translation is MNNGLRRFRKILVANRGEIACRIIWTCKEMGIGTVAVHSDVDRDSLHVRFADESVCIGPAPSAQSYLNIPAIISAAELFNVDAIHPGYGFLAESAYFAEICEACNIKFIGPKPNLIQLMGEKVEARRAMQNAGVPILPGSPDALTSDEDAIKVAREIGYPVIVKASGGGGGRGMRIVNSEDELGHALETASNEAAAAFKNGDVYIERYVQRPRHIEIQVLADEHGNCVFLGERECSIQRRHQKLLEEAPAPMMTPELRQQMGDTAVAACKAIGYSSAGTFEFLLDEDNKFYFMEMNTRIQVEHPVTEMVTLTDIVRNQIRIAEGEPLGFTQDDVIMVGHAIECRINAENPETFVPSPGKITAFNLPGGPGVRVDTYVYPEYRVPPFYDSLIAKVIVHARTRELAIARMRRALEAMVIEGIKTTIPLHLKIMNDPNFQAGNISTRFLDDFLSTNGNRSAPTASAALTGAAA
- the rplU gene encoding 50S ribosomal protein L21, with the protein product MSFAIIRTGGKQFTVEKGATLRVPSIGSDVGSSLDLEVLALGEGSETKVGSTLGEGAVVKATVVDHGRAAKIVVFKKKRRKHYKRTKGHRQGYTTLKIDSIG
- the rpmA gene encoding 50S ribosomal protein L27, producing MAHKKGVGSSRNGRDSNSQRLGLKKFGGERVLGGNILARQRGTKWKPGQNVGRGKDDTLFAMIDGFVKFEDKGRSGKFISVYPAQATAS